The sequence AGGAATGGCAACTTTATTACCATTGCTATCCAAATCTGAAAGTTGTTGAACATTATTTGGGGGTATGTAAGCTCGACAAAGGCTTATATTACCGTTTATTTTAAACTTAATCTCTTGCTCATTTGTAACAGCTAGGTTAGTATTTAACCATTCTCCATAACGGTTAGGATCATACTCAGTTTCAAGCGACCCATCTGGTTTTGTTTTAGTAATTACAGTATAGTTTGCTGTTGCATTAAGCATCACCGTATTAGTAATATGGTCGGTAGTATTACCACCTTTTGTGTCATCATATCTCATAAGACAACCATTAGTAATTTTTACTGATCCTATCATTGCAAGCACTACCATAACAACGCTAACCAATAAAGCAATTATGCCTAGTAACATTATAAGCTTTGATAAATTTCCTTTCATATGATGATATCCAAGTTATAGCTAACCCGATTAGCATTTATCCATAGTAGACTTACTGCATAAGTCAATCTAGTTGGTGATTTTGTCGTCGAAACTCGCCTCCGCTCCTCACATACGTCTGTATACGCGAAGGTAGCCGGCTTCGTTTCTCCTAAAAATCCCTCAACTATCTTTGATTTATGCAGCAAGTCTAGTAAACTAACGTCATTGCGATGAAACGGGAAAGCCGAACGAAGCAATCCATTTCTAATCACTTTTATGGATTGCTTCGTCGCTACTAAAGTAGCTTCTCGCAATGACGCATGTGAATAGGGTATAATGTTAGTCGGGTTGTCTATAATCATCAGCCACCACCTCCAGAACCCATACCACCACCTGAACCCATCTTATCTCCGGCTGCCCCCTCAGCACCACCACCGGAATCTTTTGCTTCTTCTCCTCCTTTCCTTGGTTTTTCTGCAGGATTTTTTGTGGGTGGTTTTCCACTTGATTTTTCTGAAGCATCTGCAATAAAGTCAATCCCTTTCTTGACCATATCAACTATCTTAGTAGGACTGGCTGTTACAGATTCCATGATAGGACCGCCAGTAAGCTCAGCTGCAAACTGACTAATTGATTTTGAAAAATAATAAAAAATAATTGAGAAAACTAATACATATAGTAAATCTACCATCAATAAGAAGATATCCATAGCAATTGATTTAACTGGGAAAATACTTAAAAGATGATTCTCCCAACCTGTCCCTGAATAATATTGTAATAATTTATATCCAGCACTACTTGCACAAGCGGCAGGTTCACTATTTGGTAATATAAGCTCAAAAGTACTAAACTGAACATTACCACTAACATAGTCATGCCTCTTAAATTGACAATTCTTGTATATTGCCGAATCATACATACCAAGCAACAAGGCAATAAAACCAGCTACTACTGCAGGCTGCAATGCACAAGATATACAGATTTTTAGCCATGCGTCAAAATATGCTTTGGTTCTAGTAAATAAAGCCATAGGGATAAATATAGGAGAAATATAGGTCATGACATATATGGTAACTAAACATACTAGGTAGTGAGTTAGAAAATATAAAATTATTGAGACAAATATTACAGAAAATATTAATCCAGATACTACTATTATGATATTACCAGATAATAAAAAACCAAATAGTACGATAAAGAATCTGAGTGTTCCCACCCTGCTTAGTGCGTCCGGAGCTTCGTGCGACACAGTATTAGGATTGCCATTTAAAATAGCTTCTGTATTATACATTAACCCCATACCTAAATAATAAGCTATCCGACAATCCACAGCATCCCAAAGTGCATAAAAACTATAACCATTTTTATACTTCTTAGCATCAAATTCACATAATCCTCTAGAACCACCAGCATTAAAAACTATTTGGGCAAATTGTGGAGTAAGTTCAGTGAGTAATGGTAAACCATATTGCAGCATACCATTGTCTGTAGTCTCTTTACCGCCCTTAAAATAGGCTGGTCCAAGACCTGTAGCAAAATAAGTAACTAGTACTAGTTTTATAAAAAAAGTTGCTATTTTATCTAAATTACCATACTCTTTATTTAAAATCAGATTAACAGCAAAAAACATAACATATAATATTAACGCCACCCTAATAGATATTTTTAAAGATTCTTGGAAGGCTGAGAAGGGGTTAAGGGCAAGCAAGCTAACCTTATCATTTTTTGGATTACAGTTACTATAACGGAAAAAAACTTTATCAAGAGTTTCCTTCATACAATCTACAGCTAACCCAGAAAAATTAAATAATGACTGACTTCTAGTAGTACCCATATAACAAGTTTTTCCTATATTCCGACATTGTTCACTTGGTGGCGGTGGTGGTGGGAGCGTGTTAGTAAGCCTACAAGCTAATGGAAGCTGCCCTTTTGAAGTGGACATAACTAGGCACAACAATTTTTCATCGACAATTTTTACTGTCAGAATAATATCCTTCAATAAGATATTGCCTCCTAAATCAGGATTACCATCAGTGCTTAACTCACTAAAACGCCTAGAGCTATTTAAGTCAAGAGTAATAACTGTACATTCTTCAGAACTTCCTTCCTTATTTTTTAGACAAAATTTAAATTTTGAACCATTTGGATCGCAAGCATCAGGAGCAAGAGTGCTGGTCATATCGATACTAAACATAATATGACCGTAGGCAGTATTCTGCTTTAAATAATCATCTGTGCCAAATGAAACTGACGGACACATATCCCCATAACCAGCAAAAACCTCAACTGAAGAAAATATCAAGCAAAATTGTATAAAAATTTGTATGACTTTATGAAGTTTCATCAGAGCCATCTTTTTTTACTTTTACATTAGTTCTATCAGCTATAACTTGTTTAGCCGCTCTATTTTTAAGAGATTTTTCTTTGAAATCTTTGAATGCCTGTTCCTCTAATTTAGCATTTCTATCTTTTATCTCACGATTTCTTATTTCTTGTTTAACATAACCAGCATCTCCGGGTTGTAAGGCGTGATTCTCCTTTTCTCTTGGAGTCTTAGGAAGTAATCCCTCTGACTTTTTCTCTTTTGGTGATGCCAATGTAGGACTTGCTTTGTCTAGCGTTTTTCCTAATTCTTGTTTATTTGTAGCTAGCTGTGATGAACTATTAACAGAATTACTTGTTTCTGTTATCGTGACAGAACTGTCACCAGCACTACTCTCCAAATTAACTCTTGATTCATGTGCAGACCCTGCTCCACTTGAAGCTCCCCCTTCACTCACACCAGTTGTAGTAGCTTCTGTGATATGACGAATTGGCAGAGAAGCTCCACCTACTACCTAAAGACTTAATCGCTCCTCCCACTGCTCCAGTAGCCCCAGCTGAACCACCAGTACTTACGGTATCTCCTCCTGATTCACCATCAGTAGAACTACTATCTCCGTCTAATTCGTCGCTACCGCCACCATCACTTCCTCCTCCCATCGTATCCTTAGCTCCACCGCCCCCGGCTGCTTTATCGGCCGCTCCCATTTTTCCAGCTGCTCCAATAGCAGCCATACCAGCTTTATATATTGCTTGCGGATGAATGGCAACACTACTAAGTGCTACACCCTCAGTCATATCAGCTGCAAATTCTGCCAGTTTAGCACTAAGGTGATACATTAAATACAAAGTAAAGCAGGCAGTAACTAACGCTAGAACAATATCCTTAATCTTCTCAAAAAGTAATTTTGGTGATACAAAGAACATACCGGGTCCCATAACAATACCCTGCAGAAACTGGAATTTAGATAGATGACTGCTTGTACTACCACTTCCTGGTTTCTCTGTAAGCATTTCATTTAGGTTATCTTTAGCAAAATCAACAACTGTTGCAAGTGGATTATTAAGCATATAACCTAAGCTATTCTTACAACTTTTAACCTCGGCTTCACTATTATATTCACTCCACTTATTATTAACAAAAAATATTTTTACTGCTCTTTTTCCGTCACCTCCACTTTCTATACTATTTTGTATGGTTTTACCTGTATATTTACAGTGACCATAAAAACCAATATCGTAAACTGAAAACATCATAATCATAAAGGTTACCACAACCATAGGTTGTAATAAAAATGATATTAGTAGCTTTACCCACGATTCGAAATAACCACGAGTATATTCAAATAAAAACATCGGGACAAAAAGAGGCGCCAAAACACCCAATATTACTATAGATACCATACACATCACTGTAGCATTCACCATAAATGCTCCAACAGAAATCACTAATAAAGGATAAGAAAGCGCCAAAGACACGAGAGTCATGTTACCTGAAATAATAGCAGGAATCAGTAAATATACATAAGGTGGGGCTGAAAAACTAAAAAAGTCAAAATTCTCGAAATTATGATTTCTATATTGATTTTCTACCAATAAAGTTGAGAGAATATCTAATCCCAAATAATGACTTACTCGACAATCTAATGCATCCCACAAGGGCATATAAGAAAGATTTTTATCGACATAATCTTTAGTCTCAAATTTACACAATTCTGATGGAGAAGCATTCATAACCCAACCACCAAGCGTATCTATTCCCCCTAATAACAACGGAAAAGCCCACTGCACCATACCATCTAGTCGATTATAGTCAGAACTGCTACTAGGAGTAATATTTATACCTACAGAGAAATAGGTCACAAATAACATTTTTAATATAAAATTAATTATTTCATTTTTGGGCGGAACTTCACTAGAAAGTATAATTTTAAAACCAAAGAAAATTACATATATAGTTAATAAAGCGGTGACAGTTCTGTGCATATTACGTTGGAATTGAAATAATACACTACTCTCCCTTTTACTGGAATTAATCACCTTATTAACATCATCAAATGTACAAACATCTTTACTAATCAGTAATCTGGCTGTCATTTCCTTAATACATTCGATTAATGGTGAAGAAATGACTATGGCGGTCTTAGAATTATTATAAGCCCTTTGGTAACAACTAGAAGATGACAAGCCGCAATCAACTATTGCCATTGGATCAGTAGCAGTGTTATTAGAGCCTTCTTTAGCATTGCTGCCATCAAGACTCATAAAAGATGCATATATAGATTCAGGGTATGGCTCTCTAATATACTTACAACCAACCGCTACCCAGTCTGCCCTTATAGTGGGAGCAGCTACACACATAGTATCCTTTTGCCTTACTACTTTAAAAACAACCGGCAGAGGCACATCCAACATTACCCCAGTATCACCGTCTTTTTGATCCTGATAAATAGTATGGTATCCGCTCTTATTACTCTTCCACGCCTCCATAATATCATCCCACGGATCTGTACCAGTCAATAAAGCTTTAGCAATAGCAATGGCAGAAATGGCTATTGCCTCAACTCTAACAGCTGCTAACTTAATATTATTACAAAATGCAAAGGTTATTTTGGGATCAATTGGATCAATTTTATTATTTCTTGCACACTGCCCTCCAGGGTAATTGTAAGGTATATCAAATAATTCATGGTCATTTATTTTAAGACGCAGCATCGTATTGGCATACATTCCTGGCGAGATTATATTCGCAATACCAAAGGAAAAAAATGATGCTGGTATACAAGTGTGAGAAAATTCTGTACGTAATAAGTCGCCAACACCTTGAGTCTCACAGGTTAAACCTGAAAGAATATCAATTATAGTATCTAAAGTACCTTTTTCTTCTGCATAACTACTATGGATAACAGTAAAATTGAGTGTACTACATAAAATCAGTATCCTACCAAATGTTTTAGCACCATACAATAACCAATTGGCACTGAAGTGACAGCATAATAGAGTTAATAATTTTTTATGTTTGTAATGCATAAACCAACTAAAGTGACTTTACTTCCTCATAAAATATAGGCAACCATTTTTCAGGATCATCACCATATTGCTCTCTAATCTGATTCAACAATAGCACTGTTTCAACCCGACCAGAAAGAACATTAATAATATCATTCATACCATCTAAATTTATTTTAGCAACAATCGCATCTACTCCTTGTTTTATTAAAAAATAACGCGATGTTGGGTCTGTAGTTTTTATTAAAACATATTCTCGTTGACTAAGCATAAAAGCACTACGATAAATATCGGTTGCCTTAAGATTTGGTAAGAATATTTGTGTCGCAGTTTGTTGAATCAAAGTATCGCTAATTCTGCTTTTAGCTGCATCTTCAACACTTTGGGTAGCAAAAATTACAAAAGTATTTAACTTACGCAAAACTTTTAGCCAGTCCTTGATTTTCGGAGCAAATATCGGATTATCAATCAAAGCCCATGCCTCATCAAGAACTATCATAGTTTTCTGACCATCTAAAGAAATACTAATTCTATGGAAGATATATAGTAGTACAGGAGCAAGACTAATTGGATCTTTTAACAACTCTGTCATATCAAAGCCAAAGACTCGAGCTTTCTGCAAATCAATATTATCTGTCTCATTATCAAATATTCTTGCATGAGAACCTCTACCAACCCACATAGCAATCCTACCTGCCAAACTATTAGGACCGTCGATACCTAAAAATGCTACAACATTTTTTAATCTTCTATCCTTCTTCTCCAGCTTAAAATTACCACTTACTGCTTGTGATAGAGTCTTATTATCTTCTGATGATAGCGATTCTCCATTAGAAGTAACCAATACTTTAAGCCATTCTAGTATAAATGTCCTATTCTCCCCTGTATCATCAAGTTGCAAGGGATTAAAGTTACATTCTCCCCCCGGATCAATCGTGGTATACACTCCGTTAAGTGATCTGATAAATATCTCAGCACCGTGATCTTTATCAAAAAAGAACATTCTAGGTTTAAATTTTTGTGCTTGGGCACATAAAAAATTCATTAATACTGTTTTACCAGCTCCAGTTGGACCAATGATTAAAGTATGCCCAACATCCCTAACATGAAAATTGAAATAAAAAGGTGTACCTGAAGTAGTATCGAGTACAGTCACATACTCTCCCCAATGATTATTAAAAACCTTACCTAGTGGATAATTATGCATAGATGCAAAACTAGCCATATTTAAAGTATTGATAGTAGATCCCCTTACTATATAATCCATATTCCCGGGAAGCTGTCCCCAATAACTCGGTTCCATGTTAATTTTTTCCCTAACAGGTTGAATTCCAGAATTGGATAGCTCAACAGAAGCCATAGATAGGGTATCCTCAAGGGATTTTAAATTACTATCGGAACATAGAAGCGAAAAATGGTGTTCTCCAAAGCCAATATCACCACTAGTCGCCATATCAAGTGCTCGAGAGATTTCGGCAACTTGTGATACGGCCTTATCATCTGCTTGAATCATCCTATTTTGCTGTAGTTGCATTTTATTAATTGCCACTGTTCTATTAGCAAAAATAAAACTCTGAGTCATGACAAATTCAAAAGGCATTTGTAAAAAACCATCAAAGAGTCCAGCTGATGTAGATGGACCATATTCTAAAATACTTAGTATACCAGCGTATCTCCTGCCAGCTGGACCACGGGCTTCTATAGATCTAGAACCAAAAAACAATCTATGGGTTGGAAGATAGTGGTCTATTGAACTTCTTGGAACAACCATTTGCATTGAAGAACCACAATTTACCAAAGTACCAAGAAACTCCATAATATCACAGCAATAACCACTACTAGATTTGCGTACACCAAGTAGCCTAGCCGAATAACTATGAAATGTATTAACTACTCTTGAGGACATTTCTTGCAAACTTTCCTGCATTTCTCGCATGTCATTTTCCCAAGCCAATTTATTAGACTTTTGCATTAGCTTTTTAACGAGATACTCGATTACAGCAACTCCAGCTTTATCCGGTCGATAAAGGATACTAACGTACAACTCATTAAAAAACGACCTATATCCTGCATGTTTCTTACGCCATTCATTTGATAAGTAAGTTGTGAAATCATTAGGTACTTTTATGGTAGGATCGGAGGTATATTCCATCCCATCAAAAATCACTGGCCTACGCCTTCTGATAGTGTGAAAATACATCACAACATTGCCTGATGACATATTTTTAAGTAACGAATTCCTGATATTTTTTTTAATATCTAGATCTTCATCATCAGCCGTTTCAAAGGAAAAACCCCCTATCTTTACTACTTGTAACAATTCATTATTTTTAGTTAAGATAGTATTACTATCCCAATGGCACTTATAAGGAATAAAGTGAGAAGTAGGTTTTTCTTTCCTAGCTCTCGATTCTTTTGCTGTTTTTGTTACAGATAATTTTATCATTTTATACTGTTCTTTTAAATACCGTACGAGTTCGCCCCATAGAATGATTTATTAGGACACTGACTACATCTAGAAGATTTATTTAAGAATAATTCTATAAATCTTGGTTCTTTAAAACATATTACATACCCAATCATATGAATCACAAAGGCAACAAGCAAATTCATAATACTATTACTTTGAATAAATAATGACATAGATATGATCATATTAAGTGCTGCAAATTTTATACTAACACCAAATATCATTGCAGGTCTTGTTAAACCAACAAATAATGGATCTGATACTAAACTGCCTGACATAAATTAACTCTCTTTAACTCTAATTAACCCAAACTCGGTTATATACTTGATGAACTTCAAGAATTGGCGTCGTCGTATCTAAAGCTCTCTGCTACTCACGTACTAATATACGCCTAGCAGCTCGACTTTGCTACTGCCTAGCTCTTCTTGAAGTTGACCTTCGTCTACCAACTTTTCAATTCATTTTAGTATATCTGTAAATATAGCAGATTTTTATGCTCCACTAATAGCTGTTTTCATTATTTTTGTGGTATTGCTTATTTTTGTTCCATAAGTAACCTAGAAAATGTATACCAAATTAGCAAAGTGGTGTACGTAACCTAATTGTCATTGCGAGGAGTAGCATTACTACGACGAAGCAATCTAGAAAACGGTTAAATTTGGATTGCTTCGTTGTGCTTACGCACTCCTCGCAATGACGAATTACAGACACACAAGTCATTGTGAGACCACGTGAGTGGTCGTGGCAATCCACTTCATTTGGATTGCTTCGTCGCCACCGAGGCAACTCCTCACAATGACTATTTGCTTACATCTTTTTATATAATTGGCAACTCACGTTCTTTACTTGTAAACATGCTTAATAATATAGAATCGGGGAAAGTTGCATTGAGAAAATGTACGTAATCAGTATTGTTTTGAATAGCACTTAAAGCCGCCCCAATCAAGCCAACTTTTTTAGGCTCAACAACTTCATTCAGCATTTCTTTTAATACATCAACATCCTGTACGCGTATATAGTTCTCTTCGGTAAATTCTGTCCTATCACATAATAACACTAGATGCTCGGCATTTAATGAGGAGGCAATTATTGAGGCAGTCATATTTACATCCAACAAATGCGTATTACCTTTTTCATCACTAGCTACTGGTGCTATAACAGGAATAATATTGCTATCCTCAAAATTTATTAAAATCTCAGGATTTACTATAACTGGTTCACTGATAAACCCAATATCTATTACATCTTTATTAGCATCTCTCCTATGTAATAATTTTGATTTCTTAGCTTGAATAAGATTAGCATCTTTGCAGGAAATACCAATAGCATAACAACCTAAACTACAGAGCTTGGAAACTATAC comes from Candidatus Tisiphia endosymbiont of Nemotelus nigrinus and encodes:
- a CDS encoding VirB4 family type IV secretion/conjugal transfer ATPase — encoded protein: MKLSVTKTAKESRARKEKPTSHFIPYKCHWDSNTILTKNNELLQVVKIGGFSFETADDEDLDIKKNIRNSLLKNMSSGNVVMYFHTIRRRRPVIFDGMEYTSDPTIKVPNDFTTYLSNEWRKKHAGYRSFFNELYVSILYRPDKAGVAVIEYLVKKLMQKSNKLAWENDMREMQESLQEMSSRVVNTFHSYSARLLGVRKSSSGYCCDIMEFLGTLVNCGSSMQMVVPRSSIDHYLPTHRLFFGSRSIEARGPAGRRYAGILSILEYGPSTSAGLFDGFLQMPFEFVMTQSFIFANRTVAINKMQLQQNRMIQADDKAVSQVAEISRALDMATSGDIGFGEHHFSLLCSDSNLKSLEDTLSMASVELSNSGIQPVREKINMEPSYWGQLPGNMDYIVRGSTINTLNMASFASMHNYPLGKVFNNHWGEYVTVLDTTSGTPFYFNFHVRDVGHTLIIGPTGAGKTVLMNFLCAQAQKFKPRMFFFDKDHGAEIFIRSLNGVYTTIDPGGECNFNPLQLDDTGENRTFILEWLKVLVTSNGESLSSEDNKTLSQAVSGNFKLEKKDRRLKNVVAFLGIDGPNSLAGRIAMWVGRGSHARIFDNETDNIDLQKARVFGFDMTELLKDPISLAPVLLYIFHRISISLDGQKTMIVLDEAWALIDNPIFAPKIKDWLKVLRKLNTFVIFATQSVEDAAKSRISDTLIQQTATQIFLPNLKATDIYRSAFMLSQREYVLIKTTDPTSRYFLIKQGVDAIVAKINLDGMNDIINVLSGRVETVLLLNQIREQYGDDPEKWLPIFYEEVKSL
- a CDS encoding type IV secretion system protein, with the translated sequence MKLHKVIQIFIQFCLIFSSVEVFAGYGDMCPSVSFGTDDYLKQNTAYGHIMFSIDMTSTLAPDACDPNGSKFKFCLKNKEGSSEECTVITLDLNSSRRFSELSTDGNPDLGGNILLKDIILTVKIVDEKLLCLVMSTSKGQLPLACRLTNTLPPPPPPSEQCRNIGKTCYMGTTRSQSLFNFSGLAVDCMKETLDKVFFRYSNCNPKNDKVSLLALNPFSAFQESLKISIRVALILYVMFFAVNLILNKEYGNLDKIATFFIKLVLVTYFATGLGPAYFKGGKETTDNGMLQYGLPLLTELTPQFAQIVFNAGGSRGLCEFDAKKYKNGYSFYALWDAVDCRIAYYLGMGLMYNTEAILNGNPNTVSHEAPDALSRVGTLRFFIVLFGFLLSGNIIIVVSGLIFSVIFVSIILYFLTHYLVCLVTIYVMTYISPIFIPMALFTRTKAYFDAWLKICISCALQPAVVAGFIALLLGMYDSAIYKNCQFKRHDYVSGNVQFSTFELILPNSEPAACASSAGYKLLQYYSGTGWENHLLSIFPVKSIAMDIFLLMVDLLYVLVFSIIFYYFSKSISQFAAELTGGPIMESVTASPTKIVDMVKKGIDFIADASEKSSGKPPTKNPAEKPRKGGEEAKDSGGGAEGAAGDKMGSGGGMGSGGGG
- a CDS encoding acetylglutamate kinase, translating into MQKNCNLVWQNALNYKEKEGNGFAHIKDTALIKDIIRRSSEVRDQVMVFKLPSLIIGDDKLLTSFAEVIQLLDSCGIKIFIVHDHTDLVNDTLKLFGCDEKFIDNIKVADYKSSQIMEMVLSGYINKRIVSKLCSLGCYAIGISCKDANLIQAKKSKLLHRRDANKDVIDIGFISEPVIVNPEILINFEDSNIIPVIAPVASDEKGNTHLLDVNMTASIIASSLNAEHLVLLCDRTEFTEENYIRVQDVDVLKEMLNEVVEPKKVGLIGAALSAIQNNTDYVHFLNATFPDSILLSMFTSKERELPII
- a CDS encoding VirB3 family type IV secretion system protein, translating into MSGSLVSDPLFVGLTRPAMIFGVSIKFAALNMIISMSLFIQSNSIMNLLVAFVIHMIGYVICFKEPRFIELFLNKSSRCSQCPNKSFYGANSYGI